Proteins from one Sabethes cyaneus chromosome 2, idSabCyanKW18_F2, whole genome shotgun sequence genomic window:
- the LOC128736179 gene encoding triokinase/FMN cyclase-like, with protein MLPNVNTSLSGYVQVHNGLRLILDRNCIVRSAACGSSEKKVMLLSGGGSGHEPAHVGYVGYGMLDGAVCGDVFCSPSATAIVDCLQSIATPNDEVLFIVNNYTGDRLNFGLAAERAAVFYGFKKVMILLNDDDCSIEEGLVRRSVGKRGLAGSVLLIKILGAMAESGHTIEEIYRLGNEILREGHLATFGFTFDIVNEKLVNVELGKGLHGEPGVYKLQTCDNFEPIIEFMIDKLSKKIKTSSIVVVLINNLGGTSEFMLGVFMAILFKKLQKSYAVHRIYSGTFFSSLGTTGLSVTLLNLGYSDKLLSYLDFEVQHIAHALLTNRDLLNTYDRECGDGDTGNTIAKGAQAILDHLESATIEILYPAKLLLDLSMIMQLNVGGTSGALYSLLLQTASTVFVEADRDSKVTIKHWIQALSRGNEAIKRYALAELGDRTMLDPLGQAELELKRVYSASLSTIEYIRIFSETCQRVAEDTRRMVPKSGRASYSAVESGQADYKCPDPGAFAISVWARALLEACKVAKMDQE; from the exons ATGTTGCCGAACGTGAACACATCATTATCAGGTTACGTCCAAGTGCACAACGGGCTCCGCTTGATTCTGGATCGAAATTGTATCGTTCGATCGGCGGCTTGCGGATCTTCCGAGAAAAAAGTTATGCTACTCTCTGGTGGAGGAAGCGGTCACGAACCAGCCCACGTGGGTTACGTTGGCTATGGAATGCTGGATGGAGCAGTTTGCGGAGACGTTTTCTGTTCACCGTCTGCGACGGCGATAGTGGATTGTTTACAATCAATAGCGACACCGAACGATGAGGTTTTGTTTATTGTTAATAACTACACCGGTGATAGGCTGAATTTCGGGCTGGCAGCAGAACGCGCTGCGGTATTCTACGGATTTAAAAAAGTAATGATTTTGCTGAACGACGATGATTGTTCTATTGAGGAAGGACTTGTGAGAAGATCAGTCGGTAAGCGAGGATTGGCTGGAtctgttttgcttataaaaataCTTGGGGCCATGGCAGAATCAGGACATACGATCGAAGAAATCTATCGACTCGGAAATGAAATACTACGTGAAGGTCACCTGGCCACGTTCGGTTTTACCTTCGATATCGTCAACGAGAAATTGGTGAATGTCGAGTTGGGAAAAGGACTTCATGGTGAGCCTGGAGTGTATAAACTGCAGACGTGCGATAATTTCGAGCCTATAATAGAGTTTATGATAGACAAACTGAGTAAGAAAATTAAAACCTCTTCGATTGTTGTTGTGCTTATCAATAACCTTGGCGGAACATCTGAGTTTATGTTAGGTGTTTTTATGGCCATTCTGTTTAAGAAATTACAGAAAAGTTATGCAGTACATCGAATCTATTCTGGAACGTTCTTCTCTTCACTGGGCACGACGGGATTATCAGTTACGTTATTAAATCTTGGCTATTCTGATAAATTGTTATCCTATTTGGACTTCGAAGTCCAA CACATCGCACACGCTTTGTTAACGAACCGCGATTTGCTAAATACTTACGACAGAGAATGTGGCGATGGCGATACTGGCAATACAATTGCCAAAGGAGCCCAAGCAATACTTGATCATCTGGAATCTGCAACGATTGAGATTCTATATCCTGCCAAATTGCTGCTTGATCTTAGCATGATTATGCAATTGAATGTCGGAGGAACGTCCGGGGCCCTATACAGTCTCTTACTTCAAACGGCATCAACAGTGTTTGTGGAAGCCGATCGTGATTCAAAGGTAACGATAAAACACTGGATTCAAGCTCTCTCACGAGGAAATGAGGCTATCAAACGATACGCACTTGCAGAGTTAGGAGACCGAACCATGCTGGATCCGCTCGGGCAAGCAGAATTGGAATTAAAACGTGTTTATTCGGCGAGTCTTTCCACGATAGaatatattcgaatattttccgAAACGTGTCAACGTGTTGCTGAGGATACCCGCCGGATGGTTCCGAAATCGGGTAGAGCAAGCTACTCAGCAGTGGAATCGGGCCAGGCCGATTACAAATGCCCAGATCCGGGAGCCTTTGCTATTTCTGTTTGGGCACGGGCACTCTTAGAAGCCTGCAAGGTAGCGAAAATGGATCAAGAATAA
- the LOC128738021 gene encoding uncharacterized protein LOC128738021 encodes MFTLSRLPDESNPSPNVGNGTDSSHSTSNSNASTVSSVSGSGVATTLDATDSSGAGVATSPTAWNLELDLPMIEEDMQVIDTIDQSYWNGKFVPPPPRPPFLEESIAPDGLTTCDLCSWAWQDKGTLSLDGAIKEIFSPPADTKEFSWTFTLVVVSLTSAVLGAIIMIIFLRCKRIRSNQNGIRTLCFDSSSTKDTTGLNFDNQTSKNSTNGSCSPRSTNSGLWTWFSSRKNLSTPEQLVNSHTLPVENHYTHMDDNNYNPVQIDEASYAEVGNEMGPSETNSYKSSSVHHGGDNDVLIMNCPLPAIPTGSHSGGASGSGSAYYSGLLNSADMPGDDDEDERPYEIVDLKEMSSPHKSHNVQSHLLNETNNLLTIEKHSEGLPEGTISASDYV; translated from the exons ATGTTTACGCTATCGAGGCTGCCCGATGAGAGTAACCCATCGCCCAATGTTGGCAACGGTACCGATAGCAGCCACAGCACCAGCAACAGCAACGCAAGCACTGTTAGCAGTGTTTCCGGTAGTGGCGTCGCAACCACCCTCGACGCAACCGACTCCTCGGGCGCAGGAGTCGCCACAAGCCCGACCGCTTGGAATCTCGAACTTGATCTGCCAATGATCGAAGAAGACATGCAAGTGATCGACACGATCGATCAGAGCTACTGGAACGGGAAGTTTGTTCCACCACCCCCAAGACCACCATTTCTGGAAGAATCCATCGCTCCGGATGGTCTCACGACGTGCGACTTATGCAGCTGGGCCTGGCAGGATAAGGGCACCTTGTCCCTTGACGGAGCTATCA AAGAAATTTTCTCCCCACCCGCAGATACCAAGGAGTTCAGCTGGACTTTCACGCTGGTCGTAGTTTCGCTTACATCAGCTGTACTTGGTGCCATAATTATGATAATATTTCTTAGGTGTAAGAG aATACGGTCTAATCAgaatggaatacgaacgctatgcttTGATTCGAGCAGTACAAAGGATACGACGGGACTCAATTTCGATAACCAAACATCAAAAAATTCCACAAACGGGTCGTGTAGTCCCAGGAGTACCAATTCGGGGTTGTGGACGTGGTTTAGTAGCCGAAAGAATCTATCCACACCGGAGCAACTGGTCAATTCTCACACGCTGCCGGTGGAAAATCATTACACCCACATGGATGACAACAACTATAATCCGGTTCAGATAGATGAAGCATCGTATGCTGAAGTAGGTAACGAAATGGGTCCATCTGAAACAAATTCATATAAATCGAGCTCCGTGCATCAT GGAGGCGATAACGACGTGTTGATTATGAACTGTCCTTTGCCGGCCATTCCCACTGGATCGCATAGTGGAGGTGCCAGTGGGTCGGGAAGTGCATACTATTCCGGGCTGCTCAACAGTGCCGACATGCCTGGTGATGACGACGAAGACGAAAGGCCGTACGAAATTGTCGACCTAAAGGAGATGTCCTCGCCACACAAAAGTCACAATGTACAAAGTCACTTACTGAATGAGACCAACAATTTGCTGACCATCGAAAAGCACTCCGAAGGCTTACCTGAAGGTACAATTTCGGCATCCGATTATGTTTAG